Proteins encoded by one window of Deinococcus aerophilus:
- a CDS encoding ABC transporter ATP-binding protein: MTAPALPSDPAPPPSTAGVLREYLGPLKWQVLGLAALLLSGTGLNLLLPQLLRRFVDNAKLGAGADVGLLARLAVFYIALAIGVQLMTAGATYVGARVGWTATNRLRADLMAHLLSLDMREHKERTPGEMIERVDGDVTALSNFFSQFAVRVFGAALLLLGALFMFFREDWRVGAGVTAFTLVTLVAMNRVRKLGIEPTRLERESSARLFGFVEERLSGLEDIRSLGAGGHHLNSFLRTQREFFTRSITSWRRRSVVWQLSMALFALGYVGVLSVAVGLYAAGAITLGTAFLLYQYMSLVEEPIDQLTQQLQELQKAGASLGRISEMLALRSAIHGGQGELPEGTLALDFDDVSFSYAPEDSEVRGVLRGVSFHLPAGQTLGLLGRTGSGKTTLTRLVSRLYDATSGQVRLGGVNVQDVDLQGLRRRVAVVTQDVQLFQASVRDNLSFFDPQILDEEVEAALHEVGLGTWLARLPQGVHTPLPTGSLSAGEAQLLAFARVMLRDPAVIILDEPSSRLDPATEALLTAAMTRLLAGRTAIIIAHRLDTVARADRILVLGGGEVLEDGTRAALARDPRSHYAGLLRAGALEQLEEGQGVLA; the protein is encoded by the coding sequence ATGACTGCGCCCGCCCTGCCCTCTGATCCGGCTCCACCTCCCTCCACGGCGGGCGTGTTGCGCGAGTACCTGGGGCCGCTGAAGTGGCAGGTGCTGGGGCTCGCGGCGCTGCTGCTAAGCGGCACCGGGCTCAACCTGCTGCTGCCGCAACTGCTGCGGCGCTTTGTGGACAATGCCAAGCTGGGCGCGGGGGCCGATGTGGGCCTGCTCGCCCGGCTGGCGGTCTTTTACATCGCGCTCGCCATCGGGGTGCAGCTGATGACGGCGGGGGCCACCTACGTGGGGGCGCGGGTGGGCTGGACCGCCACCAACCGCCTGCGCGCCGATCTGATGGCACACCTGCTGTCGCTGGACATGCGCGAACACAAGGAGCGCACGCCCGGCGAGATGATCGAGCGGGTGGACGGCGACGTGACGGCCCTGAGCAATTTCTTCTCGCAGTTTGCGGTGCGGGTGTTCGGAGCCGCCCTGCTGCTGCTGGGGGCACTGTTCATGTTCTTCCGCGAGGACTGGCGGGTGGGCGCAGGCGTCACGGCCTTCACGTTGGTCACCCTGGTGGCCATGAACCGCGTGCGCAAGCTGGGCATCGAACCGACCCGACTGGAGCGTGAATCCAGCGCCCGGCTGTTCGGCTTTGTCGAGGAACGGCTCTCGGGCCTAGAGGACATCCGCAGCCTGGGCGCGGGCGGCCACCACCTCAACAGTTTTCTGCGTACCCAGCGCGAGTTCTTCACGCGCAGCATCACCTCCTGGCGGCGGCGCAGCGTGGTGTGGCAGCTCAGCATGGCGCTGTTTGCCCTCGGTTACGTGGGGGTGCTGTCGGTGGCCGTCGGACTGTACGCCGCGGGCGCCATCACGCTGGGCACCGCCTTCTTGCTCTACCAGTACATGAGCTTGGTGGAAGAGCCGATTGACCAGCTGACCCAGCAGTTGCAGGAGTTGCAGAAGGCCGGAGCGAGTCTGGGCCGCATCAGCGAGATGCTCGCGCTGCGCAGCGCCATCCACGGCGGTCAGGGTGAGCTGCCCGAGGGCACCCTGGCGCTGGACTTTGACGACGTGTCCTTCAGCTACGCTCCCGAGGACTCCGAGGTGCGCGGCGTGTTGCGCGGCGTCTCGTTTCACCTGCCCGCCGGACAGACCCTGGGTCTGCTCGGACGCACCGGCAGCGGCAAGACCACCCTCACCCGGCTGGTATCGCGGCTGTACGACGCCACCAGCGGACAGGTCCGTCTGGGCGGTGTCAACGTGCAGGACGTGGATCTGCAGGGTCTGCGGCGCCGGGTCGCGGTGGTCACGCAGGACGTGCAGCTGTTCCAGGCCAGCGTGCGCGACAACCTGTCGTTCTTTGATCCACAGATTCTGGATGAAGAGGTGGAGGCTGCGCTGCACGAGGTCGGCCTGGGCACCTGGCTCGCGCGGCTGCCGCAGGGGGTCCATACGCCGCTGCCCACCGGCAGTCTGTCGGCAGGCGAGGCGCAGCTGCTCGCCTTCGCCCGCGTGATGCTGCGGGACCCCGCCGTGATCATTCTGGACGAGCCGAGCAGCCGCCTGGACCCCGCCACCGAGGCCCTGCTCACCGCCGCCATGACCCGGCTGCTCGCGGGGCGCACCGCCATCATCATCGCCCACCGCCTGGACACCGTGGCCCGCGCCGACCGGATTCTGGTGCTGGGCGGCGGCGAGGTGCTGGAAGATGGAACGCGCGCCGCGCTGGCCCGCGACCCGCGCAGCCACTATGCGGGCCTGCTGCGGGCCGGCGCTCTGGAACAGCTGGAAGAAGGCCAGGGGGTGCTGGCATGA
- a CDS encoding peptidylprolyl isomerase — protein sequence MKNAALILSALLVLSACQKKVDDTAATTPDTATTTETPASEPATPAPAVTEPGAVPTGYTLVPALSKEPVREFKAEPAMALQDGQDYYALIDTNRGQILADLYEQETPVTVNNFVTLARNHYFDGIRFHRVIDGFMAQTGDPTSVDEAKKAQWGTGGPGYSFADEFRTKLSFNSEGILAMANSGPATNGSQFFITFAPTDFLNGKHTIFGKVVQGEDVLPKLTRTMDQNNTDIPDAKADEILSVRIVTKNKN from the coding sequence ATGAAGAATGCCGCCCTGATCCTGAGCGCCCTGCTCGTGCTGTCCGCCTGCCAGAAAAAGGTGGACGACACGGCGGCGACCACGCCCGACACCGCCACCACCACGGAAACGCCCGCGTCCGAACCGGCGACTCCGGCGCCCGCCGTCACCGAGCCGGGCGCGGTTCCCACCGGGTACACCCTGGTGCCCGCGCTGAGCAAGGAGCCGGTGCGCGAGTTCAAGGCCGAGCCCGCCATGGCGCTGCAAGACGGCCAGGACTACTACGCCCTGATCGACACCAACCGCGGCCAGATTCTGGCCGACCTGTACGAGCAGGAAACGCCGGTCACGGTAAACAACTTCGTGACGCTCGCCCGCAACCACTACTTCGACGGCATCCGCTTTCACCGGGTCATTGACGGCTTCATGGCCCAGACCGGCGATCCCACCAGCGTGGACGAGGCCAAAAAAGCGCAGTGGGGCACCGGTGGCCCCGGCTACAGCTTTGCCGACGAATTCCGCACCAAGCTGAGCTTCAACAGCGAGGGCATCCTGGCCATGGCAAACAGCGGCCCGGCCACCAACGGCTCGCAATTTTTCATCACCTTCGCGCCCACCGACTTCCTGAACGGCAAGCACACCATCTTCGGCAAGGTGGTGCAGGGCGAGGACGTGCTGCCCAAGCTGACGCGCACCATGGACCAGAACAACACCGACATCCCTGACGCCAAGGCCGACGAGATCCTCTCGGTCCGGATCGTGACCAAGAACAAGAACTGA
- the cmk gene encoding (d)CMP kinase, which produces MIVTIDGVAASGKSSVASGVARALQVPYISSGLLYRGATLLGLQAGLDLHDARALLVTLQAQPLRLEPLAEGNRVWHAEQDVTEQLHSTRMDRGVSVVAALPEVRAWVDAQLRALEAPFVAEGRDMGTNVFPQAPAKFYLTASPRIRAERRARERPEDVPAIEAALILRDQLDAAQSAPATDAVVIDTGPLTLEGVIEAILAHLPARVPSA; this is translated from the coding sequence ATGATTGTGACCATTGATGGCGTGGCGGCCAGCGGAAAATCCAGCGTGGCCAGCGGCGTGGCGCGGGCGTTGCAGGTGCCCTATATCAGCAGCGGTCTGCTGTACCGCGGCGCGACCCTGCTGGGACTGCAGGCCGGACTGGACCTGCACGACGCCCGTGCGCTGCTCGTTACCCTGCAGGCCCAGCCCCTGCGGCTGGAACCGCTGGCCGAGGGCAACCGGGTGTGGCACGCAGAGCAGGACGTGACCGAGCAACTGCACTCCACCCGTATGGACCGGGGCGTGAGCGTGGTGGCCGCGCTGCCCGAAGTGCGTGCGTGGGTTGATGCCCAGCTGCGTGCCCTGGAAGCCCCCTTCGTGGCCGAGGGCCGAGACATGGGAACCAACGTGTTTCCGCAGGCCCCGGCCAAGTTTTACCTGACCGCCAGCCCCCGCATCCGTGCCGAGCGCCGGGCCCGCGAGCGCCCCGAGGACGTGCCGGCCATCGAGGCGGCGCTGATTCTCCGCGATCAGCTGGACGCGGCCCAGAGTGCCCCGGCCACCGACGCCGTGGTGATTGATACCGGACCGTTGACCCTGGAGGGCGTGATCGAGGCCATCCTGGCGCACCTGCCCGCCCGGGTTCCCTCGGCCTGA
- a CDS encoding lysophospholipid acyltransferase family protein, whose product MPGLSAASPAAVPTPHPRLYPLIHALVGRVVAYGGGVRVEGLEHLPRGAVVVAGTHALALDPFVIGYAIPPRRHRLQFMAKREAFTWRWVGPYLIGPVLRATGAFPVDRSGRDPRALRQALRVLERGGMIGIFPQGTRRGPGLHGGAALLAVKSGASLVPVRVWHMRPSWLPGGRWHVRFGPPLFPQGKAWGS is encoded by the coding sequence GTGCCGGGCCTGTCCGCAGCGTCGCCGGCCGCGGTCCCCACGCCCCATCCCCGGCTGTACCCGCTCATCCATGCCCTGGTGGGCCGGGTGGTGGCCTACGGCGGAGGGGTTCGGGTTGAGGGTCTGGAACACCTGCCGCGCGGCGCGGTGGTTGTCGCCGGCACCCATGCCCTGGCCCTGGATCCCTTCGTGATCGGATATGCCATTCCCCCCCGGCGGCACCGGCTGCAGTTCATGGCCAAGCGCGAGGCCTTCACGTGGCGCTGGGTCGGTCCATACTTGATTGGGCCGGTGCTGCGCGCCACCGGGGCCTTTCCGGTGGACCGCAGTGGCCGCGACCCCCGGGCGCTGCGCCAGGCCCTGCGGGTGTTGGAACGCGGCGGCATGATCGGCATCTTTCCGCAGGGCACGCGCCGCGGACCGGGGTTGCATGGCGGTGCGGCGCTGCTCGCTGTTAAATCCGGAGCGTCGCTGGTGCCGGTGCGGGTGTGGCACATGCGGCCGTCGTGGCTGCCGGGGGGGCGCTGGCATGTACGCTTTGGCCCCCCGCTGTTTCCCCAGGGGAAGGCGTGGGGGAGCTGA
- a CDS encoding S8 family serine peptidase → MKNTAKTLALLSLSLVLGACGQNAATPSATAPAGTASQGIRMPDSLRGVSTVPGKWFVELKGDPTVLSSQSVGGQQASFRAQAQGLGIRFKELQSYSTLFNGFSVLATGAEINRISQMPGVLGVYPVRQVDMPKTEVNLQTLLEPEMYYAKGMTGADIAQNELGLSGKGIKVGVIDSGIDVDHPAFQGRIVAGYDFVGDDYGKDGKYVPVPDDNPDDCGGHGTHVAGIIGGNVAANSFKGVAPEVSFGAYRIFGCGGSSYDDVILAAMERSVQDGMQVVNMSLGSAFDNWAETPLAKAGNRMVKRGVVLVASAGNSGANGAYSMGGPTMGDNVISVASVDNVKVDLDSFTLSNGTKIGYYTATGAPLPDLNLNLSITKGPNSTTTIANDGCDPSPYAPNSLTGKAVLIRRGACSFYIKATNAQNAGASAVILYNNVPGYISPTVAGSPPITIPVLSVSDADGAKIDGLIAGGISLTVDGGKVSIANPTANASSSFSSFGMSAELELKPDIAAPGGNIYSTYPLEKADGSGYAVLSGTSMASPHVAGAVALLLQAYPSTQAKDMRSMLMNTASLRWYFNAGKLLTGLPDYVQRQGAGMVDIVAAYTNTVHATPSKLSLGESDTFATRSKVIVLKNSGARREVYAAINFPALTVGGTTLVPTPNTQFATMTINGQSADTQTGVQVVVPPFSEVELNVMITPPAGAPDKSQYGGYVQLKSTTSSSIVVPYAGFKGDYQSLQSLGDLIISGTKYNAPLLADDAADALYPEGEVLNSLPDYTFQNGDAPYLVVNFAHQIRTLTFELLDGNGAVIETLFRDEYLGRNCTNDLSKASSTCRAYSILDWDGKFSNGQDAPTGVYQLRLKALKPLGELNNPAHTEVYTSQRFAVLR, encoded by the coding sequence GTGAAGAACACTGCCAAAACCCTCGCTCTCCTCAGCCTGTCTCTGGTCCTCGGGGCCTGTGGACAGAATGCCGCCACCCCCTCTGCCACCGCGCCTGCAGGGACCGCCAGCCAGGGCATCCGCATGCCGGACAGCCTGCGCGGCGTCAGTACCGTTCCCGGCAAATGGTTTGTTGAACTCAAGGGCGACCCCACGGTCCTGTCGTCGCAGAGCGTGGGCGGCCAGCAGGCCAGCTTCCGCGCCCAGGCCCAGGGCCTGGGCATCCGCTTCAAGGAACTCCAGAGCTACAGCACGCTGTTCAACGGCTTCAGCGTGCTGGCGACTGGAGCAGAAATCAACCGTATCTCGCAGATGCCCGGAGTGCTGGGCGTGTATCCGGTACGTCAGGTCGACATGCCCAAGACCGAGGTCAACCTGCAGACCCTACTGGAACCCGAGATGTACTACGCCAAGGGCATGACCGGCGCAGACATTGCCCAGAACGAGCTGGGGCTGTCCGGGAAGGGCATCAAGGTAGGCGTGATCGACTCCGGGATTGACGTGGATCACCCGGCCTTCCAGGGCCGCATCGTCGCCGGCTACGACTTCGTGGGTGACGATTACGGCAAGGACGGCAAGTACGTGCCCGTGCCCGATGACAACCCCGACGACTGTGGCGGACACGGAACGCACGTGGCCGGCATCATTGGGGGCAACGTCGCCGCCAACAGCTTCAAGGGTGTGGCGCCCGAGGTCAGCTTCGGCGCATACCGCATCTTCGGGTGCGGGGGCAGCTCCTATGATGACGTCATCCTGGCGGCCATGGAGCGCTCGGTGCAGGACGGCATGCAGGTCGTGAACATGAGCCTGGGATCGGCCTTCGACAACTGGGCCGAGACGCCGCTGGCCAAGGCGGGCAACCGCATGGTCAAGAGGGGCGTGGTGCTCGTCGCTTCTGCTGGCAACAGCGGCGCGAACGGTGCATACAGCATGGGCGGCCCCACCATGGGCGACAACGTGATCTCGGTGGCATCCGTGGACAACGTCAAGGTCGACCTGGACAGCTTCACCCTGTCCAACGGTACCAAGATCGGGTACTACACGGCCACCGGCGCACCGCTGCCTGACCTGAACCTGAATCTGTCCATCACCAAGGGTCCGAACAGCACCACCACCATCGCGAACGACGGCTGCGATCCTTCTCCCTATGCGCCCAATAGCCTGACGGGTAAGGCCGTGCTGATCCGCCGGGGGGCATGCAGCTTTTACATCAAGGCCACCAATGCTCAGAATGCCGGTGCCAGCGCCGTCATCCTGTACAACAACGTCCCCGGCTACATCAGCCCCACCGTGGCGGGCAGTCCCCCCATCACCATTCCGGTGCTCTCGGTCAGCGACGCCGATGGCGCAAAAATTGACGGCCTGATCGCCGGGGGCATCAGCCTGACCGTGGACGGCGGCAAGGTCTCGATTGCCAACCCCACCGCCAATGCCAGCAGCAGCTTCAGCTCCTTCGGCATGTCGGCCGAACTGGAACTCAAGCCTGATATCGCCGCGCCCGGTGGCAACATCTACAGCACCTATCCGCTGGAGAAGGCAGACGGCAGCGGGTACGCCGTTCTGAGCGGCACCAGCATGGCCTCGCCGCACGTGGCGGGGGCCGTGGCTCTGCTGCTGCAGGCCTACCCCAGCACCCAGGCCAAGGACATGCGCAGCATGCTCATGAATACGGCTTCGCTGCGCTGGTACTTCAATGCGGGCAAGCTTCTGACCGGTCTGCCCGACTACGTGCAGCGACAGGGCGCCGGCATGGTGGACATTGTGGCGGCCTACACCAACACGGTACATGCCACTCCCAGCAAGCTCAGCCTGGGCGAGAGCGATACCTTTGCCACCCGCAGCAAGGTCATCGTGCTGAAGAACTCCGGGGCACGCCGCGAGGTGTATGCCGCCATCAACTTCCCAGCCCTGACCGTGGGCGGCACCACCCTGGTCCCCACACCCAACACGCAGTTTGCCACCATGACCATCAATGGTCAGAGTGCCGACACCCAGACCGGCGTCCAGGTTGTGGTTCCGCCCTTCAGCGAGGTCGAGCTGAACGTGATGATTACCCCACCCGCCGGCGCCCCCGACAAGTCCCAGTACGGCGGCTACGTACAGCTGAAGAGCACCACCAGCTCCAGCATCGTGGTGCCCTACGCCGGCTTCAAGGGCGACTACCAGAGCCTGCAGTCCCTCGGCGACCTGATCATCAGTGGCACGAAATACAACGCGCCGCTGCTGGCCGACGACGCCGCCGACGCGCTGTACCCGGAAGGCGAAGTCCTCAACAGCCTCCCCGACTACACCTTCCAGAACGGCGATGCTCCTTACCTGGTCGTGAACTTCGCTCACCAGATCCGCACGCTGACCTTCGAGCTGCTGGACGGCAACGGCGCAGTCATCGAGACCCTCTTTAGGGATGAGTACCTGGGCCGCAACTGCACCAACGACCTCAGCAAGGCCTCCTCGACCTGCCGTGCCTACAGCATCCTCGACTGGGACGGCAAATTCAGCAACGGTCAGGACGCGCCGACCGGGGTGTACCAGCTGCGCCTCAAGGCCCTCAAGCCCCTGGGCGAGCTGAACAACCCCGCCCATACCGAGGTCTACACCAGCCAGAGATTCGCCGTCCTGCGCTAA
- a CDS encoding Ig-like domain-containing protein, with the protein MKRSPSLVLLTLTGLLLSACSGITPAPTDATKPTVSLTAAPTTITAAGSVTLTADAKDDVGIAKVTFYRGNTEIGSDTTAPYTLSAAVTAADNGTVGYRAVATDAAGNSAESSASVIVDIDVTKPTISLAAAPTTVTTAGNVTLVAAASDNVAVTKVTFYRGNTEIGSDTTAPYTLSAAVTAADNGTVGYRAVATDAAGNSAESSASVTVNIDATMPTVSLTATPTTITAAGSVTLTADAKDDVGITKVTFYRGNTEIGSDTTAPYTLSAAVTAADNGTVGYRAVAIDTAGNSAESSASVIVNIDVIKPTVSLTATPTTVTTAGNVTLVAAASDNVAVTKVTFYRGNTEIGSDTTAPYTLSAAVTAADNGTVGYRAVATDAAGNSAESSASVIVDIDVIKPTVSLMAAPTTVTTAGNVTLTANASDNVGVTKVDFYDNNVLIGTDMNAPFSMSRTYTYADNGTHTIKAVASDAQGNVAETSTTVTVAIADANEPNDSLTAATPLLIGTPLNGAIAAQGRDFDYFKFEAVSGDMLKLTVKSVSVDPKSTLDPYVQILMPDGKTVLEADDDSGTGLESEIRFNVPQTGTYIVVVTSFNIHDDAQATDDKATNTYQIALTRR; encoded by the coding sequence ATGAAGCGATCCCCGTCCCTCGTTCTGCTGACCCTCACCGGGCTGCTGCTCAGCGCCTGCTCCGGCATTACTCCTGCTCCTACAGACGCCACCAAGCCTACCGTCAGCCTGACAGCCGCCCCCACCACCATCACGGCTGCTGGCAGTGTCACCCTGACTGCAGACGCCAAAGATGACGTGGGCATTGCCAAAGTGACCTTTTACCGCGGCAACACGGAGATCGGCAGCGACACCACCGCGCCGTACACCCTCAGCGCCGCCGTGACCGCCGCCGACAATGGCACCGTGGGCTACCGCGCCGTCGCCACCGACGCCGCTGGAAACAGCGCCGAGTCCTCCGCCAGCGTCATCGTCGACATCGACGTCACCAAGCCCACCATCAGCCTGGCAGCAGCTCCCACCACCGTCACGACCGCTGGCAACGTCACCCTCGTTGCTGCTGCGAGTGACAACGTGGCAGTTACCAAAGTGACCTTCTACCGTGGCAATACGGAGATCGGCAGCGACACCACCGCGCCGTACACCCTCAGCGCCGCCGTGACCGCCGCCGACAACGGCACCGTGGGCTACCGCGCCGTCGCCACCGACGCCGCTGGAAACAGCGCCGAGTCCTCCGCCAGCGTTACCGTCAATATCGACGCCACCATGCCCACCGTCAGCCTGACGGCGACTCCCACCACCATCACGGCTGCTGGCAGTGTCACCCTAACTGCAGACGCCAAAGATGACGTGGGCATTACGAAGGTCACTTTCTACCGCGGCAACACGGAGATCGGCAGCGACACCACCGCGCCGTACACCCTCAGCGCCGCTGTGACCGCCGCCGACAATGGCACCGTGGGCTACCGCGCCGTCGCCATCGACACGGCAGGCAACAGCGCCGAGTCCTCCGCCAGCGTCATCGTCAATATCGACGTCATCAAGCCCACCGTCAGCCTGACGGCGACTCCCACCACCGTCACGACCGCTGGCAACGTCACCCTCGTTGCTGCTGCGAGTGACAACGTGGCAGTTACCAAAGTGACCTTCTACCGTGGCAATACGGAGATCGGCAGCGACACCACCGCGCCGTACACCCTCAGCGCCGCCGTGACCGCCGCCGACAACGGCACCGTGGGCTACCGCGCCGTCGCCACCGACGCCGCCGGCAACAGTGCCGAGTCCTCTGCCAGCGTCATCGTCGACATCGACGTCATCAAGCCCACCGTCAGCCTGATGGCGGCCCCCACCACCGTCACGACCGCTGGCAACGTCACCCTGACGGCGAACGCCAGCGACAATGTGGGGGTCACCAAGGTGGACTTCTACGACAACAATGTCCTGATCGGAACGGACATGAACGCACCTTTCAGTATGTCCCGCACCTACACCTATGCCGACAACGGCACGCACACCATCAAGGCTGTGGCGTCCGATGCTCAGGGCAATGTTGCCGAGACCAGCACGACCGTAACCGTGGCGATTGCCGACGCGAATGAGCCGAACGACAGCCTGACTGCCGCCACTCCTCTGCTGATTGGCACTCCGCTGAACGGCGCGATCGCTGCGCAGGGACGCGATTTCGATTACTTTAAATTTGAGGCCGTGTCGGGCGACATGCTCAAGCTGACCGTCAAGAGCGTCAGCGTTGATCCAAAAAGCACGCTCGATCCCTATGTGCAGATCCTGATGCCCGACGGCAAGACCGTGCTGGAAGCAGACGACGACAGTGGCACGGGACTTGAATCGGAAATCCGCTTCAACGTGCCGCAGACGGGCACTTACATCGTGGTCGTGACCAGCTTCAACATCCACGACGATGCCCAGGCCACGGACGACAAGGCCACCAACACCTATCAGATCGCCCTGACCCGCCGCTGA
- a CDS encoding non-heme iron oxygenase ferredoxin subunit, with protein MSPTENLQRVRVGPAADFPEGHQAAVEVDGVGVLVVCYEGQFYALRNNCSHQDYPLLGGEVNMGRITCQKHGAKFELATGKAKTLPAVKPVKLYRTEVEDGVVYVAPL; from the coding sequence ATGAGCCCTACGGAAAATCTTCAGCGTGTCCGGGTCGGTCCTGCGGCCGACTTTCCCGAGGGGCACCAGGCCGCAGTTGAGGTGGACGGCGTGGGCGTGCTCGTCGTGTGTTACGAGGGACAGTTCTATGCGCTGCGCAACAACTGCAGCCACCAGGACTATCCGCTGCTGGGCGGCGAGGTCAACATGGGCCGCATCACCTGCCAGAAACACGGCGCGAAGTTCGAGCTGGCGACCGGCAAGGCCAAGACATTGCCCGCCGTCAAACCGGTGAAGCTGTACCGCACCGAGGTGGAGGACGGCGTGGTGTACGTGGCACCGCTGTAA
- a CDS encoding ankyrin repeat domain-containing protein, with protein MTTPTKKELFLAIRANDPERLRTLVRHDHTLLEAVSPLGVSPVLFAVYYGHPELARLLVQEGAPLNVFEAAATGETGRLNEQLDADPALVNALSPDGFTPLGLAAFFGQEEVAALLLSRGADVNALSRNAMQVQPLHSAVAGNHLRLAARLLEAGAQVNAAQSGGFTPLMEAARNGNAALVETLLAHGATVEATNDDGRRAADLAEEEGHTAVAALLSPRQPQENGKAIGAGTGDTGTMSDERNANPNVIGSETTGETGAKTGFDTPDPKDDHQVVYTTTPPEDRVGSSDHGLGAPPEAPSSHDVTSQFDKLATRDVSAMEHTPEDAEFAGAQTVAGLGGENLDEVVPAPGLGVSPGLATSVEPRMRDIDPNPGYTPPSEEVPPHVGERPGDLPAGEPAELEHQIRDGTSNKRR; from the coding sequence ATGACCACCCCGACCAAAAAAGAGCTGTTTCTGGCCATCCGGGCCAACGACCCGGAACGGCTGCGGACGCTGGTCCGGCACGACCACACCCTGCTGGAGGCCGTCAGCCCGCTGGGCGTCTCGCCGGTGCTGTTTGCCGTCTACTACGGACACCCCGAGCTGGCCCGGCTGCTCGTGCAGGAGGGTGCGCCGCTGAACGTGTTCGAGGCCGCCGCCACCGGCGAGACCGGGCGCTTGAACGAACAGCTCGACGCCGACCCGGCGCTGGTGAATGCGCTCAGTCCCGACGGCTTTACCCCACTGGGGCTCGCGGCCTTCTTCGGGCAGGAGGAAGTCGCGGCCCTGCTGCTGTCCCGTGGGGCCGACGTGAACGCACTCAGCCGCAACGCCATGCAGGTTCAGCCGCTGCATTCGGCGGTGGCGGGCAATCACCTGCGCCTCGCCGCGCGCCTGCTGGAGGCCGGAGCACAGGTGAACGCGGCGCAGAGCGGAGGCTTCACGCCGCTGATGGAGGCGGCCCGCAACGGCAACGCCGCGTTGGTGGAGACGCTGCTGGCCCACGGAGCCACGGTAGAGGCCACCAACGATGACGGCCGCCGCGCCGCCGACCTGGCCGAGGAGGAGGGCCATACGGCGGTGGCAGCCCTGCTCAGTCCACGCCAACCTCAAGAAAACGGGAAGGCAATCGGGGCCGGTACGGGCGACACTGGAACCATGAGTGATGAACGCAACGCCAACCCGAACGTCATCGGCTCCGAGACCACCGGGGAAACGGGAGCGAAAACCGGATTCGACACGCCCGACCCCAAGGACGACCATCAGGTGGTGTACACCACCACGCCGCCCGAGGACCGCGTGGGCAGCTCGGATCACGGCCTGGGGGCGCCGCCTGAGGCACCGTCATCTCATGACGTGACCAGCCAGTTCGACAAGCTGGCCACCCGCGACGTCTCGGCCATGGAACACACTCCCGAGGACGCGGAGTTTGCCGGTGCCCAGACGGTGGCTGGCCTGGGCGGCGAGAACCTCGATGAGGTGGTGCCCGCCCCAGGCCTGGGCGTCAGTCCCGGCCTGGCGACCAGCGTGGAACCGCGCATGCGCGACATCGACCCCAACCCCGGCTACACCCCCCCCAGCGAGGAGGTACCGCCGCACGTTGGCGAACGCCCCGGCGACCTGCCTGCCGGCGAACCCGCCGAGCTGGAACATCAGATCCGCGACGGCACCTCCAACAAGCGGCGCTGA